From Anopheles coluzzii chromosome 3, AcolN3, whole genome shotgun sequence, the proteins below share one genomic window:
- the LOC120954949 gene encoding serine-enriched protein isoform X3 has protein sequence MPEVLPLSGMADAEPDLSTFENKSGLAEDMKFLASMPELCDVTFLVGETREPVCAVKAVLAARSRVFQKMLYQAPSPQRKKEPPPRENKLRLFLKRSSEPLLNLQNAAQQPAGQQHQTLIIEEFEPDVFRQLIEYIHTGCVTLQPRTLLGVMNAADYYGLEELRRACGGFVQCCINVDTVCALLASAERYIQYKCTKSLVQKVLEFVDEHGNEVLNLGSFTLLPQHVVRLILAREELRADEFTKFQAALMWSKKYCDSNQNTPLKEVIGNFLEYIQFHKIPANVLMREVHPLGLVPYSIIMNALAYQADPASVDPGKLSPNSSRHHHHSQHLHQPNSGGSSSSRSLPKIRKAKSQSFRTRRSPSERSSKGGHVSPWNFSAQLSTGTGTSTQVQQQQQQLPKSPVGSMTHLEQHRSSISSAKSPCLSRQGTLRSSHRRKSSLGASLNLSQGRRSPISMLNDRSPSGRPKSPNLLITDQAYASSFDRRSPTAMSFSGRRSPSGLRSPSGGLRSPSGRRSPLGFNLQSEYSELLQSQQDRFSPNSLSSHQSTSGADRRTSPTIHLPPERSRSPVGFGSRLGGSLYGPVGSESRSARTSPTTLGTIPPITISNPSETYEIVQKSIETNQQQQQQQRSPKSPKSPKSPMKPEPGAANGGGQSAPEKKEKTSVMKEILAFVRKPSKKVTTRTSKFAAAFTRTESTTGAPLLRQSTFSSIQNSSSCAGRNAITKQMSEIAFEPIMSSLKWKNVGSKMSLKSLKKLSQGMSVTSDGRSRDKRSSGDEVSDVESSDGAAGASGIPNASEAVFEVLESVHFEKVGEAYIKHDQIREEESPRGSQDSAAGSDDDERHGSDSGRLRVTAVSEIKKSLEALFTRQEPIDEAGETGATGTTREPDAIQCPTFEIEPPSRRASFDPPRSPFLENLRSLSDTDPEGTHHSRLDSGGDSFEMIDTTDRMPGSSVSGDRHSSMDTSFDISRYQSTSYEDQNSSFELVELDNSQRGDKTLSPYDIRKSSIELVDAETFQRSGYPEGRKSSLETHFDLADSYQQHQQHQQQRSASPRSAFSLISNSRAPTRKQISEPGRCRDSLPRSGAPAGAGTGMKTHYSAPHRAKSPLSNQTSSNFSSRDSYDSIFESMPPPPPHYHTHQQQQQKSPYSSSDPKQHFPLPPRKSSNESPRFLCTDKRCAAIFEPRPSVGSIGTVSAGGVVGGGIGAASVTGRLSSCYLDTSSGSEFEPPSPRRAASASPKHTFTFRIVLKKVDSSPDAICPSAERRQLREKAESRHKRRDSRRKKLLEIGKSF, from the exons ATGCCTGAAGTGCTCCCACTTTCTGGCATGGCTGACGCCGAGCCGGACCTTTCGACGTTCGAGAACAAGTCCGGCCTGGCGGAGGACATGAAGTTTCTCGCCTCGATGCCGGAGCTTTGCGACGTGACGTTCCTGGTCGGTGAGACGCGCGAGCCGGTCTGCGCGGTCAAGGCGGTGCTGGCCGCCCGCTCCCGCGTCTTCCAGAAGATGCTCTACCAGGCCCCGTCGCCGCAGCGCAAAAAGGAGCCGCCGCCGCGCGAGAACAAACTGCGCCTCTTCCTGAAGCGCTCGTCCGAGCCGCTGCTGAACCTGCAGAATGCGGCGCAACAG CCGGCCGGTCAGCAGCACCAGACGCTTATAATAGAAGAGTTCGAGCCGGACGTGTTTCGGCAGCTGATCGAGTACATTCACACCGGCTGCGTGACGCTGCAGCCCCGCACCCTGCTCGGCGTGATGAATGCCGCCGACTACTACGGGCTGGAGGAGCTGCGCCGGGCCTGCGGTGGCTTCGTGCAGTGCTGCATCAACGTGGACACGGTGTGTGCGCTGCTTGCGTCCGCTGAGCGCTACATCCAGTACAAGTGCACCAAGAGCTTGGTGCAGAAGGTGCTCGAGTTTGTGGACGAGCACGGCAACGAGGTGCTGAATCTGGGCAGCTTCACGCTACTGCCGCAGCACGTGGTGAGGCTGATACTGGCGCGGGAAGAGCTGCGGGCCGACGAGTTCACCAAGTTCCAGGCGGCGCTGATGTGGAGCAAGAAGTACTGCGACTCGAACCAGAACACGCCGCTGAAGGAGGTGATTGGGAACTTTCTCGAGTACATCCAGTTCCACAAGATACCGGCGAACGTGCTGATGCGCGAGGTCCATCCGCTCGGGCTGGTGCCGTACTCGATCATCATGAACGCGCTGGCGTACCAG GCAGACCCAGCAAGTGTGGACCCCGGAAAGCTCTCCCCCAACTCCAGCCGA caccatcaccacagcCAGCATCTGCACCAGCCGAACAGTGGCGGGTCGAGCAGCTCGCGCTCGCTGCCCAAGATACGGAAGGCCAAGTCGCAGAGCTTCCGGACCCGCCGCAGCCCCTCCGAGCGCAGCTCCAAGGGTGGTCACGTATCGCCGTGGAACTTTAGCGCGCAGCTCAGCACCGGAACCGGTACGAGTACacaggtgcagcagcagcagcagcagctaccaAAGTCTCCTGTCGGTAGTATGACGCATCTGGAGCAGCACCGCAGCTCGATCAGCTCGGCCAAGAGTCCGTGTCTGTCGCGTCAGGGCACGTTGCGATCGTCCCATCGGCGGAAGAGCAGTCTCGGCGCTTCGCTTAACCTGAGCCAGGGACGGCGCAGTCCGATCAGCATGCTGAACGACCGTAGCCCCTCGGGACGGCCCAAGAGTCCGAACCTGCTCATCACCGATCAAGCGTACGCGTCCAGCTTCGATCGTCGATCGCCCACGGCCATGTCGTTCTCGGGCCGGCGCAGCCCGTCCGGACTGCGATCACCCTCCGGTGGGCTACGGTCCCCGTCGGGGCGTCGCAGCCCGCTCGGCTTCAACCTGCAGTCGGAGTACTCGGAGCTGCTGCAGAGCCAGCAGGATCGGTTCAGTCCCAACTCGCTCAGCAGCCACCAGTCGACGAGCGGGGCGGATCGACGCACCAGCCCAACCATCCATCTACCTCCAGAGCGTAGTCGCAGTCCGGTCGGGTTCGGGTCCCGGCTCGGCGGCAGCCTGTACGGCCCCGTAGGGTCGGAATCGCGCTCGGCCCGCACCAGCCCTACCACGCTGGGCACGATTCCGCCGATCACCATCTCCAATCCCTCGGAGACGTACGAGATTGTGCAGAAGTCTATCGAAacgaaccagcagcagcagcagcagcagcgcagccCAAAGAGCCCCAAAAGCCCCAAGAGTCCCATGAAACCAGAACCGGGCGCAGCGAACGGTGGCGGCCAGTCAGCCCCcgaaaagaaggagaaaacgAGCGTCATGAAGGAGATACTTGCGTTCGTGCGCAAACCCTCCAAGAAGGTTACGACGCGCACGAGCAAGTTTGCGGCGGCATTCACGCGCACTGAGTCTACCACGGGAGCGCCTCTGCTGCGCCAGAGCACCTTCTCCAGCATTCAGAACTCTTCCAGCTGTGCTGGGCGCAATGCGATCACCAAGCAGATGTCGGAGATTGCGTTCGAGCCGATCATGTCGTCGCTCAAGTGGAAGAACGTCGGCTCCAAGATGTCGCTCAAGTCACTCAAGAAGCTGTCCCAGGGTATGAGCGTTACCTCGGATGGACGCTCGCGGGACAAGCGCTCCAGTGGCGACGAGGTGAGCGATGTGGAGAGCAGTGACGGGGCAGCAGGAGCATCCGGAATTCCCAATGCCTCGGAGGCGGTGTTTGAGGTGCTTGAGAGCGTCCATTTTGAGAAGGTCGGCGAAGCGTACATCAAGCACGACCAGATACGGGAAGAGGAAAGTCCGCGCGGCTCGCAGGATAGTGCGGCTGGCAGTGATGACGATGAGCGGCACGGGTCAGACAGTGGCCGTCTGCGGGTGACAGCTGTCAGTGAGATCAAGAAATCGTTGGAAGCTCTTTTTACACGCCAAGAACCGATTGATGAGGCGGGTGAAACGGGTGCCACGGGAACGACTCGCGAACCGGACGCCATCCAATGCCCAACGTTCGAGATTGAGCCTCCCTCTAGGAGAGCTTCCTTTGATCCGCCTCGCTCGCCGTTCTTGGAGAACCTGCGCAGCCTGAGTGACACGGATCCCGAGGGAACTCACCACAGTCGGTTGGATTCGGGCGGTGATAGCTTTGAGATGATTGACACGACCGACCGAATGCCGGGATCGAGCGTTTCCGGCGATCGCCACTCCTCCATGGACACCAGCTTTGACATCTCGCGCTATCAGTCCACGAGCTACGAGGATCAAAACTCGAGCTTCGAGCTGGTGGAGCTGGACAACTCCCAGCGCGGTGACAAAACGCTCTCCCCGTACGACATCCGCAAGTCATCGATCGAGCTCGTCGATGCGGAAACGTTCCAGCGCTCCGGCTATCCGGAGGGTCGCAAATCCTCCCTGGAGACGCACTTTGACCTTGCCGACAgctaccagcagcaccagcagcaccagcagcagcgctccGCCAGCCCCCGATCCGCCTTCTCGCTCATCTCCAACTCGCGGGCACCGACGCGCAAGCAAATCTCCGAGCCGGGCCGCTGCCGGGACTCACTGCCACGATCCGGTGCACCGGCGGGCGCCGGCACCGGCATGAAGACGCACTACTCCGCACCGCACCGTGCCAAATCGCCCCTCTCGAACCAAACCTCGTCCAACTTTAGCTCGCGCGACAGCTACGACTCCATCTTTGAGTCgatgccaccaccgccaccacacTACCAcacgcaccagcagcagcagcagaagagcCCGTACTCGTCGTCCGACCCGAAGCAACACTTCCCGCTGCCGCCCCGCAAGTCCTCGAACGAGTCGCCCCGCTTCCTCTGCACCGACAAGCGCTGTGCCGCCATCTTTGAGCCGCGCCCGTCGGTCGGTTCGATCGGGACGGTCAGTGCGGGCGGCGTCGTCGGTGGCGGCATCGGTGCGGCCTCGGTGACGGGCCGGCTGTCCTCCTGCTACCTGGACACGTCGAGCGGCAGCGAGTTCGAGCCGCCGTCGCCGCGCCGTGCCGCCAGTGCCTCGCCCAAGCACACCTTCACCTTCCGGATCGTGCTGAAGAAGGTGGACAGCTCG
- the LOC120954949 gene encoding serine-enriched protein isoform X1, with the protein MPEVLPLSGMADAEPDLSTFENKSGLAEDMKFLASMPELCDVTFLVGETREPVCAVKAVLAARSRVFQKMLYQAPSPQRKKEPPPRENKLRLFLKRSSEPLLNLQNAAQQRSGFNQQLAPIAEPAGQQHQTLIIEEFEPDVFRQLIEYIHTGCVTLQPRTLLGVMNAADYYGLEELRRACGGFVQCCINVDTVCALLASAERYIQYKCTKSLVQKVLEFVDEHGNEVLNLGSFTLLPQHVVRLILAREELRADEFTKFQAALMWSKKYCDSNQNTPLKEVIGNFLEYIQFHKIPANVLMREVHPLGLVPYSIIMNALAYQADPASVDPGKLSPNSSRVRRARQSHGRSMSVQSSLDPYGSNTTLSSSGSSDPASGPPHSN; encoded by the exons ATGCCTGAAGTGCTCCCACTTTCTGGCATGGCTGACGCCGAGCCGGACCTTTCGACGTTCGAGAACAAGTCCGGCCTGGCGGAGGACATGAAGTTTCTCGCCTCGATGCCGGAGCTTTGCGACGTGACGTTCCTGGTCGGTGAGACGCGCGAGCCGGTCTGCGCGGTCAAGGCGGTGCTGGCCGCCCGCTCCCGCGTCTTCCAGAAGATGCTCTACCAGGCCCCGTCGCCGCAGCGCAAAAAGGAGCCGCCGCCGCGCGAGAACAAACTGCGCCTCTTCCTGAAGCGCTCGTCCGAGCCGCTGCTGAACCTGCAGAATGCGGCGCAACAG AGAAGCGGCTTCAACCAGCAACTAGCGCCTATTGCGGAG CCGGCCGGTCAGCAGCACCAGACGCTTATAATAGAAGAGTTCGAGCCGGACGTGTTTCGGCAGCTGATCGAGTACATTCACACCGGCTGCGTGACGCTGCAGCCCCGCACCCTGCTCGGCGTGATGAATGCCGCCGACTACTACGGGCTGGAGGAGCTGCGCCGGGCCTGCGGTGGCTTCGTGCAGTGCTGCATCAACGTGGACACGGTGTGTGCGCTGCTTGCGTCCGCTGAGCGCTACATCCAGTACAAGTGCACCAAGAGCTTGGTGCAGAAGGTGCTCGAGTTTGTGGACGAGCACGGCAACGAGGTGCTGAATCTGGGCAGCTTCACGCTACTGCCGCAGCACGTGGTGAGGCTGATACTGGCGCGGGAAGAGCTGCGGGCCGACGAGTTCACCAAGTTCCAGGCGGCGCTGATGTGGAGCAAGAAGTACTGCGACTCGAACCAGAACACGCCGCTGAAGGAGGTGATTGGGAACTTTCTCGAGTACATCCAGTTCCACAAGATACCGGCGAACGTGCTGATGCGCGAGGTCCATCCGCTCGGGCTGGTGCCGTACTCGATCATCATGAACGCGCTGGCGTACCAG GCAGACCCAGCAAGTGTGGACCCCGGAAAGCTCTCCCCCAACTCCAGCCGAGTAAGGCGGGCGAGACAGTCGCACGGGCGCTCGATGTCCGTGCAGAGCTCGCTCGATCCGTACGGCTCGAACACGACGCTTAGCTCCAGCGGCAGCAGTGATCCAGCTAGTGGACCACCTCACAGCAACTAA
- the LOC120954949 gene encoding serine-enriched protein isoform X2, with amino-acid sequence MPEVLPLSGMADAEPDLSTFENKSGLAEDMKFLASMPELCDVTFLVGETREPVCAVKAVLAARSRVFQKMLYQAPSPQRKKEPPPRENKLRLFLKRSSEPLLNLQNAAQQPAGQQHQTLIIEEFEPDVFRQLIEYIHTGCVTLQPRTLLGVMNAADYYGLEELRRACGGFVQCCINVDTVCALLASAERYIQYKCTKSLVQKVLEFVDEHGNEVLNLGSFTLLPQHVVRLILAREELRADEFTKFQAALMWSKKYCDSNQNTPLKEVIGNFLEYIQFHKIPANVLMREVHPLGLVPYSIIMNALAYQTQQVWTPESSPPTPAE; translated from the exons ATGCCTGAAGTGCTCCCACTTTCTGGCATGGCTGACGCCGAGCCGGACCTTTCGACGTTCGAGAACAAGTCCGGCCTGGCGGAGGACATGAAGTTTCTCGCCTCGATGCCGGAGCTTTGCGACGTGACGTTCCTGGTCGGTGAGACGCGCGAGCCGGTCTGCGCGGTCAAGGCGGTGCTGGCCGCCCGCTCCCGCGTCTTCCAGAAGATGCTCTACCAGGCCCCGTCGCCGCAGCGCAAAAAGGAGCCGCCGCCGCGCGAGAACAAACTGCGCCTCTTCCTGAAGCGCTCGTCCGAGCCGCTGCTGAACCTGCAGAATGCGGCGCAACAG CCGGCCGGTCAGCAGCACCAGACGCTTATAATAGAAGAGTTCGAGCCGGACGTGTTTCGGCAGCTGATCGAGTACATTCACACCGGCTGCGTGACGCTGCAGCCCCGCACCCTGCTCGGCGTGATGAATGCCGCCGACTACTACGGGCTGGAGGAGCTGCGCCGGGCCTGCGGTGGCTTCGTGCAGTGCTGCATCAACGTGGACACGGTGTGTGCGCTGCTTGCGTCCGCTGAGCGCTACATCCAGTACAAGTGCACCAAGAGCTTGGTGCAGAAGGTGCTCGAGTTTGTGGACGAGCACGGCAACGAGGTGCTGAATCTGGGCAGCTTCACGCTACTGCCGCAGCACGTGGTGAGGCTGATACTGGCGCGGGAAGAGCTGCGGGCCGACGAGTTCACCAAGTTCCAGGCGGCGCTGATGTGGAGCAAGAAGTACTGCGACTCGAACCAGAACACGCCGCTGAAGGAGGTGATTGGGAACTTTCTCGAGTACATCCAGTTCCACAAGATACCGGCGAACGTGCTGATGCGCGAGGTCCATCCGCTCGGGCTGGTGCCGTACTCGATCATCATGAACGCGCTGGCGTACCAG ACCCAGCAAGTGTGGACCCCGGAAAGCTCTCCCCCAACTCCAGCCGAGTAA